One Bemisia tabaci chromosome 4, PGI_BMITA_v3 genomic window, ttttattttactatttcgaagaaaaacaaggaaactttatatttacaaaatacagaATTAACGTTGAATTCACCAGATTACTCACGAGCATTCTGGCATTCTTTTGTTCTTCAAGGTCATTGTAGATGCGTTTCGCCTCCCATACAGGGCTTCTTCAGTGCATGGCATCTAACACTAAAATGTCCAACGATGGTCCAATTTCACGAGGACCATCGTTGGATTTTTCAGCGTTTTTTAGTATTTTAGTGTAAGACGTCAGCACTGAAGAAGCCTCGTACGGTGagcgaaacgcgtctgcagtgaAGTTGAAGAATAAGGAAAGCCAGAATGCTCGTGAGTAATTTTGCGATTTATACAGAAAATTCTGCTAATAGAAAAGACGATCAAGGCAGTTATcaagaaattactttgaataGTTTTCTATAGAAAAAATacagtacgacaggaagtctgcaacgtcgtaaacggAGCTAAATAGTTTCACAGGTTGGCCATCGATAAGACTGTAACTTACGTTGGCTTGTGAAATGAGGACCAACTCCTCCAAACCCTAATATAACCAACAACAATTTCGGACAGCATGGTTTCTTCTTAAGAATAActcccagagacaagagaccatccactcgtatctcggctatggtgaaagctttttctttcgggacttcaacactCAACTGTTGAATtgcctacatggttgatgtttaaaagaaacaacttagaacgggactaaggccgcaaataataaacataaaataaaataaaagcccgggacgtttcgcagggatcacacccgcattttcaaccggcaaaacaagaaaggTATAAGaaggacactatgagcctcaccgttgttagTGTGAGACTCAACGATGTTTAACAACGTaatggcagtttcgtttcgtaATCAAGCCGGAGTTTGAgcaacttgtttggctcatgacgtcacctgaagctcatcatccaccatgtaggtaggtcaacagccgaaaaaaagaGTCATTACTATTGCTCCCTTATAatattgtccataaggaatggaccactagacaaagtacgaagttaagcattctgatacatgtttctaaaccagaattttacccaaaacacgattcgcgcaacgaaaatgactgagatTAACTCCTGACCAATATATTCAAGGTTTCTTGACACttaaattcaaacctcctgcTCGTGAAAACTCGATGGtgtacgtgagtcaaatcgcatactaaaaattaccatgactttctctgcgatatgaaaagcTGGCAacatcaatcttgacgctttggctcagctgtagcaagttgtttatagtttgaacaacacagggtgggaaatgaacagtgctggattgagaagcctgccaaaaccggtgtagtacgcgattggactcacgtagagtattgagtttcgtatgatcgggcaattcaaatttcccataACCAGGTAAAATAAAGCCGGTAAtatcttacactggaaaaaaaaaaaacattggatctagagtccagactcttgcaaacattgacaagaaaaaggactcttgattctgtcagatttaagcttaaatcaaaaagaaatccgctaaaattaagaggcttggttcttgatttaagcttaaatctgattgaatcaagagtattttgtcttgtcgatttttgtaaagagtctggactctagatcaaatgtgtttttttttcccagtgtatataggaaatgatttcggtaattttcgatgcaagaatcgtgttctataagtgaaattttggttaagaaacatgtatcatccttaaattcgtaccttgtctagtggtccattgttgaatccccgaaagtaaaagcttccacctgtcgccaagaggccaatgCAAGGTCTCTTGTCTCCGATAAATCCCGACTTACACGATGAATATTTCCAGATGGCGTGGACGTCAGATTATCTGGCGAACTGGCAGTGGAAGAACCTACGTTGGCTGAACAGGGGCCACGACCCGTGCCGGAGGATCGGCGAGGCCGCCACCGGGAACAACACCCACATCGTGAAATACGTCCACGAGATGTGCGGCGGGTACCTCCGCTTCTTCCACATGACCCCGCCCGAGTACCACGAGCACTGCCCGGGCGCGCACGAGCCCAAGTGCATGTACCACGAGAAGAAGTGGTGCTGCACCGTCAAGATCAACCACCGCAAGTTGGCCGACCCCAAACCCAAGGACTTCAAGATCGTGGCGCTTACGTCGTGCCTCGCCACCATCAACAACTGGGATGAGCTCGTCGAGCAGGAGGTCGTCACCACAGAAAAGGACAATTATGAAAACCTCTATAACTGACTCCGCGCATGGTGTACCCCTTTCAATCCCCCTTTTAGAGTTGGAGTCCTCCCCGAGAGCCCCGGCGTTGTATTTCTTTTCCCATacaggtgtcgtcagctaagttgacggtgttaactttcggtttgcaagcccCAGCGACGAACTTGGGCCTCTGCACAAAGCGGCGTTAGCTACTATCCAcatgatcgtatcgtaaaaaaactaccATCAGTTATGATTCGCGACTtttatgtggttgtgatttctgaaTGGCTAAAAATTAAGAGTCAAAACCGAACAGGCCTCCATTTTGAAAGCAAAACGCAGTCGGCAGCAGTAAgggatatttttctcccctgCAGATAGGCTCCTCTGGCAAAAATACCCTTCAAACCACAATATACGGAGAGACTTGTTGAATACTGTATTTGAACATAATTTAGTCAGTATGTTAATCAGAAATTGCGACCATTGAGCTAGTTATTTGGTCTTTTTTCTACCTCTTTTGTTCCATTTGTGTAAGTGCTTGAGATGGTTATGGCTCCCCAAAGTCCTGAATAAAACCCAAAACATAATAGTATACGAAGGAATTTTAATATTCAAAATTGTTACATTCACTTGCGACTAAATTTCAAGCATAAAACTGAGCCCAGAGAAAACCAAACTCTTCAACAAAACTAAAAGGCTTTCAGGCCACTCGCTACTAGTGGCTGAAGCGGGCCGGCCGACCCTACGTCAAAACCAAACATGCAAGTTGAAACTTACTCTTTGTTGAAATTCTCGGCTGGATCTTTGGGGTATCTGAACCTCAAATTCCGTCGGATGTCCGACGTCTCGTTAATTTTCCGACTCAGCGATAGTGAAACTGGTAACAACATTGCTGTTTCTGGAATCAGAAAAAAGACGAATTATTCGATCAAGTTCTAACAATGCGCTGGGGGGAACAtgcattgaaattttctgatgaatAGCTGATACTACGTCATATTGACGTGCACGCTGATGGTGTTCTATGCATGTCAGCTCCCCCACCCTTCGCCTGTTGCTTGAATGATGCTTCCAACGTGACAATCATTCTAACTCTTTTACCATGGAAATGTATCTTTCTCTTCATTGAATTGATTAATTGTACagtttttatctatttatttcattttgcgGGAATTGAGCGATTCGATGTTTTTATGTTTGTTCCGGATTAaagttttcacgattttttctcATCGAGAAAACATATGTATGGATCACAGCATATTCTTTGCAGAATGGAAAAGCCCTGTTTCATCCCTCTCGAGTGATGGTACGGAGAGAATTTGGGGTAAGATTTGACGCTGTCTAGTAAATACACTACTGAATACAGGATGCATTCAGTaacatgacttttttttaagaaaaaacacgACCTCtgtgattttctttttatttatttttcactaTTGATTGCATAAGAGACTTAATATGTGCGTATCTAGTGACTCGTATAGTTCAGGTAAGGTCATTGTCACTCTCCATTGAAATTCTTCGAGGCAATTTCAAAACTAAACCAATAGTGCCACGATTTTCAAATGCAGATTGCCAATTTCTAGTCTtagacaatattttttattttgtttactaATTCAGATGTGTGTATATTTGGTATTGTGTTGACAAAAAAATGCAGTTGCAATCCTACTGTTAGAAAAGCCACTGATTCAAACCCACATCAGTTGCACCTTTTTAAGGGTTGACACtgaatcattgaaaaatattagaaTGTATTGTGAAAGCGACGCGACTTCTTCAAAGGTGACAAATTCCTGTGTAAGAACTATATTAGGATGTTCTTCTGCTACACGGAACCGAAGGAAGGTggaaaagaaggggtgtgctcgttagttctcgggcCGTAagaaatgaatgggaattacaaagcgccagtgacgtcagcgggcGCTTGTAGGAGTCTTTACTACATAAACCCTGTCCACGACGCTCTTgttacatgcccacggctcatgagttagcataaaGTTGGAGCTTGGTTCCGTGTGATTCAACGtaaaatcccgtttttccatTTCCCCAGAGGGAATCACGCCTACTTTAACATTATTTCTTGTGCGGCTCACCACCagcacacctcatctttccCACACGTTTTAGTTCCGTtctgcagaaatatgtccatttacTCTCCATGAGCATACaatttattaaataaaaatcggatgtttccgaagaaaaaatcgagaatataaatgaatttttaatttattttttgcacgAATTCCTCGTCTTTTTAAATGTTCTGGTAACATGTGAACTGGTCGGCAAGTGTTTGCAAAACGCGTTCCTTTTTGCTATCTGATAGGGTGACTCGACACTCGGCAGTCAATGTGACGGCTAGAATATTCTGAATCGAGAGCATAGCGCATTCAAATGCCGCGCGGTCTTCAACGGGTAACATTGCCACGTTTTCCAGCATCATTCCGCATTAGCTGATCCAGTTTTAAAATCCGCCTAATTTTTTAACCATTTGCTTGAGGTCTCTTACATCATGGGCGCAGTTCTTCAGCCTGTCCCCTTCCCCTtcggatttggaaaaaaataatcttccTCCCTCTCCCTTCCCGGAGAATCTGGACAACAGGAAATAGTCCCGAACCCGTACTGTTCCTTGCTTTAGTGCGATATGAAGAAGGCAATAGCCTAAGATTTTTGGTTAATTAATGGTAGAATTGAGCGTTAAAAAGAGGCCGTCGGGTTCGTGGGTTTCACATGGCGAGCTACGTTTTGAACGAAATTTTGGCGAGTTCCAAACTTTAAGAATATCGAAAAGTTTGGAGGGGAgtagaatttaaaaatatagtTGCGGATCTTTCAAGATATGAGAGCTCTGACTGAAGAGAAGCTGACAACATTCCCCACCCTACAGATACTGCTTTGAGGTTGCTTAAATATCCTATGAGTTCTGGAGTTTTTGATAGAGAATGTCTTGGCAACGTTGAGGCAATATCAATTATGAGAAAAAGAGCAATAATGCCAGGGAATATTTCATCAATGGGTTGTATTGGCGTAAAAAAGTGTCGGTGCTTTTTTCGCCTGAATGTTAATATCCACGGCATTTCAAATAGTGGCAGGATTTTCTTTGTGGGGAGGGGAGGAAGAGGCGATATTGTTCAACAATATTGCCAAAAATGTTGCCAAGTGAAATTGTCTTAATGTTCCTTGTCCTTGGAAATTTCGCCTCGCGATCAATATTGCATAGGGGTAGTAGACAGATACCCCCTAAAAATATCCCTATTTGACTCATGAGAATACACTGTCTCTACGTTGTCTCTATTCAAGAGATCAGTGTCTCTTGCGATTGTCTCCTCTTCCACATTTCAGCATGGACTAAAATATATTTCTCGGAAGAGCATTAGACGTCACTGTCCACACGCGCCGAGTTTCCAAAACTTCGACGGAATAAATTATAGCTGATTTATGACTTATTCCGTCTACGCACAGAAAAGAGGCGAAAAACGAtgcgcaactaaaatttccgCGAGCTTGTTCCGACAAAGTTCTGTTAATCGTTGCTCGTGCGGACAAGACCCACCGATTCAgattatggtcaatttttcgttttctctTTGAGAGTACAACCCCGTGCTCTTTGAGTGGAAACCCCCATGAcccaaattaaaaatgaaaccagCGAATGTTTTGATACGTCGAATTTAGTCTAGTTCCGGGACAAAATGTTCTAAGGAGGAGTGAGGCAGTTGGAAACGCCCTCTCTCCATGGGACGTTTCACGGAATTTTTCTCACGTTCAAATCTCAGGAATGTAActtcttttgtaaaaattatggaaacttAATGCCCCTTACAATCCCTTCAGTTTACTCGACGCAACCAGCTTCTTTGTGAAGCAAGTTAGGTTGCCTGAGCCGCGTACAAAAGGTGCAAGGATTCTTTGTGGAATGGGTTCGGTTCACCTTATGGAATTGCTAAAATTTATCTACTTCATCCATACCA contains:
- the LOC109037108 gene encoding uncharacterized protein, with translation MKIKLLLRGVICALSVNMAWTSDYLANWQWKNLRWLNRGHDPCRRIGEAATGNNTHIVKYVHEMCGGYLRFFHMTPPEYHEHCPGAHEPKCMYHEKKWCCTVKINHRKLADPKPKDFKIVALTSCLATINNWDELVEQEVVTTEKDNYENLYN